The genome window CCCGTCTCAGCCCAAGATCGCGCCTGGCTCGGTCCGACTCGGTCCTCCCATCGCGCGACCGTCGAAGCTCGTTGGCATCGGCCTGAACTATCTCGATCACGCCAAGGAAGCCAAGATGGAGGTGCCTTCGGAGCCAGTGATCTTCCTGAAGGCGACGTCGGCGATCAGTGGTCCCTATGACGATTTGGTCATTCCCCGCGGTGCCGCCAAAGTGGATTGGGAAGTCGAGCTCGGAGTGGTCATCGGACAGCGAGCGCGATACGTCACCGAGGCCCGCGCGCTCGACCACGTCGCCGGGTTTCTCGTCGTAAACGATTATTCGGAGCGCTCGTTCCAGCTGGAGCGAGGCGGCCAGTGGGTCAAAGGAAAGAGCGCGGACGGCTTCGCGCCCCTGGGCCCTTTCCTCGTGTCTCCCGCCGAAGCGGGGAACGTGCACGACTTGTCACTGGGTCTGACTCTGAACGGCAAGACGATGCAAAACAGCTCTACTGCCAACCTCGTTTTCGGCATACCAGCGCTCATCAGCTACGTCAGCCAGTTCATGACGCTCCTCCCCGGAGACGTCATCAGCACGGGAACGCCCGCCGGAGTGGGCATGGGGAGACGCCCTCCCAAGTTCCTGAAGCCCGGCGACGTCATCGAGGCGGGAATCGAGCGCCTGGGCATGCAGCGCCAGCGTGTCGTGGCGGGGGCCCTGAGGTAGAA of Vicinamibacteria bacterium contains these proteins:
- a CDS encoding fumarylacetoacetate hydrolase family protein; protein product: MRLFRFGDAGSEKPGMVLDNGTLIDVSIFGEDFDEKFFHNKGPRRLARWAATFGPSQPKIAPGSVRLGPPIARPSKLVGIGLNYLDHAKEAKMEVPSEPVIFLKATSAISGPYDDLVIPRGAAKVDWEVELGVVIGQRARYVTEARALDHVAGFLVVNDYSERSFQLERGGQWVKGKSADGFAPLGPFLVSPAEAGNVHDLSLGLTLNGKTMQNSSTANLVFGIPALISYVSQFMTLLPGDVISTGTPAGVGMGRRPPKFLKPGDVIEAGIERLGMQRQRVVAGALR